The following are encoded in a window of Nakamurella sp. A5-74 genomic DNA:
- a CDS encoding Chromate resistance protein ChrB produces MSLTAGQASLRVHVWRKLRSLGSVYLQSSVCLLPDRPDTMRAVRRLLDRVHGDGGSGRLLRINLPDEDEAQDIREEFNSARDGEYAEVLERLPTLAQEITMERGRGRATYAEVEESEADLARFHTWLGKIARRDYFAAPGGEAARAAVAAVGEQLAAFEEEALNAEAPPGRPLRAVPHQRTRRTADG; encoded by the coding sequence GTGAGCCTGACCGCCGGGCAGGCGTCGCTGCGGGTGCACGTATGGCGCAAGTTGCGGTCGCTGGGTTCGGTCTACCTGCAATCCTCGGTGTGCTTGCTCCCGGACCGCCCGGACACGATGCGCGCGGTGCGTCGGCTGCTGGATCGCGTTCACGGCGACGGCGGATCTGGGCGGCTGCTGCGGATCAACTTGCCGGATGAGGACGAAGCCCAGGACATCCGGGAAGAGTTCAACTCGGCCCGCGATGGCGAGTACGCCGAGGTCCTGGAGCGGCTGCCGACATTGGCGCAGGAGATCACGATGGAACGCGGCCGCGGCCGGGCCACCTACGCCGAGGTAGAAGAATCCGAAGCGGATCTGGCGCGGTTTCACACCTGGCTGGGCAAGATCGCCCGGCGAGACTACTTCGCCGCCCCCGGCGGCGAGGCCGCCCGGGCGGCGGTGGCCGCCGTCGGCGAGCAGCTGGCCGCCTTCGAGGAGGAAGCCCTCAACGCCGAAGCCCCACCCGGCCGCCCCCTTCGTGCCGTACCCCACCAACGGACCCGCCGCACCGCCGACGGGTAG
- a CDS encoding metallophosphoesterase has protein sequence MKSGRIVMVALAAELLLASLGGVAAASPIAPSSGDHTKGGHPDPAFTFAVIGDIPYGATQIREFPERIAQINADRQVQLVDHLGDIKNGSSTCDDAYYGKVRSEFDTFRNPLVYTPGDNEWTDCHRTNNGAYNPLERLAAVRQDFFPRPGRTLGQHPIRVTSQVAHGYPENVSYQRGDVAFAAVHLVGSNNSLAPWTGLGLTAPTPEQSAEVLGRTAADIQLIRDTFAAARRDHNRAVVLLTQADMFDATVPAPTYADYFAFTPVVAAIAQESRNFRGPVYLFNGDSHVFRQDTPLAAGSKWLPFYQLTTPVSNLHRVTIEGSTDADEWLKVTIDKHNPAVLTWQRILYS, from the coding sequence ATGAAATCAGGCCGCATCGTGATGGTTGCGCTGGCCGCCGAGCTGTTGCTCGCAAGCCTGGGCGGAGTAGCTGCAGCCAGCCCCATCGCCCCCTCCTCCGGTGACCACACCAAGGGCGGTCATCCCGATCCAGCGTTCACATTCGCGGTCATCGGCGACATCCCCTACGGCGCCACGCAGATCAGGGAGTTCCCGGAACGGATTGCGCAGATCAACGCCGACCGGCAGGTGCAACTCGTCGACCACCTCGGCGACATCAAGAACGGCTCGTCCACCTGCGACGACGCCTACTACGGCAAGGTCAGGTCAGAGTTCGACACCTTCCGCAACCCTCTCGTCTACACCCCGGGCGACAACGAATGGACCGACTGTCACCGCACCAACAACGGCGCCTACAACCCGCTGGAACGACTCGCCGCCGTCCGACAAGACTTCTTCCCCAGGCCCGGCCGCACCCTGGGACAGCACCCGATCCGCGTCACTTCCCAAGTCGCCCACGGCTACCCAGAAAACGTCAGCTACCAGCGGGGCGACGTCGCCTTCGCCGCCGTCCACCTGGTCGGCAGCAACAACAGCCTCGCTCCCTGGACCGGCCTCGGCCTGACCGCACCCACCCCGGAACAAAGCGCCGAAGTCCTGGGCCGCACCGCCGCCGACATCCAGCTGATCCGCGACACCTTCGCCGCAGCCCGCCGCGACCACAACCGGGCAGTGGTACTTCTCACCCAAGCCGACATGTTCGACGCCACCGTTCCGGCACCCACCTACGCCGACTACTTCGCCTTCACACCCGTAGTCGCCGCCATCGCGCAGGAAAGCCGAAACTTCCGAGGACCGGTATACCTGTTCAACGGCGACAGCCACGTCTTCCGCCAGGACACCCCACTCGCGGCAGGATCCAAGTGGCTGCCGTTCTACCAACTGACCACGCCCGTCAGCAACCTGCACCGGGTCACCATCGAAGGATCCACCGACGCCGACGAATGGCTGAAAGTAACCATCGACAAACACAACCCTGCCGTACTGACCTGGCAACGAATCCTGTACTCCTGA
- a CDS encoding zinc permease produces MGPGQITVLGAIAGFTILLGLPLGRLRSVAPRTRLALNGAAIGILVFLLWDVLSAGIAPVEAALEAANDDHAGWGTFIGYAALLVAGLALGLIALAGYEQWISGRRPSLGPGAVATAELTSRGRLIVTSGQQLALLIAIGIGVHNFAEGLAIGQSAAGGATDLALLLVIGFAAHNATEGFGIVGPTAGEPIRPSWKLLLMLGIIGGGPTFLGTLIGQSYVSDTLNIAFLATAAGSILYVILQLAVVAARAAKPILLSTALLGGFILGLGTDFLLDVAGG; encoded by the coding sequence ATGGGTCCAGGTCAGATAACGGTCCTCGGCGCGATCGCCGGATTCACCATCCTCTTGGGACTGCCCCTGGGTCGGTTGCGCTCGGTCGCGCCGCGGACCCGACTGGCGCTCAACGGCGCAGCCATCGGCATCCTGGTCTTCCTTCTGTGGGACGTCCTCAGCGCCGGCATCGCACCCGTCGAAGCCGCCCTGGAAGCCGCCAACGACGATCACGCCGGCTGGGGCACCTTCATCGGTTACGCCGCACTACTCGTCGCCGGCCTCGCGCTCGGATTGATCGCGCTCGCCGGTTACGAACAGTGGATCTCCGGCCGCCGCCCCAGCCTCGGCCCCGGCGCGGTAGCCACCGCAGAACTGACCAGTCGAGGACGGCTGATCGTCACCAGCGGACAGCAGCTGGCCCTCCTGATCGCGATCGGCATCGGCGTCCACAACTTCGCCGAAGGCCTGGCCATCGGCCAATCAGCGGCCGGCGGCGCGACCGACCTCGCGCTGCTGCTGGTCATCGGCTTCGCCGCGCACAACGCCACCGAGGGGTTCGGCATCGTCGGACCCACCGCCGGCGAGCCCATCCGACCCAGCTGGAAGCTGCTGCTGATGCTCGGCATCATCGGCGGCGGACCCACCTTCCTCGGAACTCTCATCGGGCAGTCCTACGTCAGCGACACCCTGAACATCGCCTTCCTCGCCACCGCCGCAGGATCGATCCTGTATGTGATCTTGCAACTCGCCGTCGTCGCAGCCCGAGCCGCCAAACCCATCCTGCTCAGCACGGCATTGCTGGGCGGCTTCATTCTCGGGCTCGGCACCGATTTCCTCCTCGACGTCGCCGGCGGATAA
- a CDS encoding DMT family transporter produces MAVVSGTCYGVYTVAAKRFLTASAPALPTTALTLLIAGVALSPLVFMHTENLADSYSLLLIAWTGIAGTTAAYTAFIYGLRRTSAPTAGMLSLAEPLVAAVLGIVVLDEHLSPASPMGLHHAGFRVTVVSKSAGG; encoded by the coding sequence ATCGCGGTGGTGTCTGGAACCTGTTACGGCGTCTACACCGTGGCAGCGAAACGATTCCTCACTGCCAGCGCACCCGCACTGCCCACCACTGCGCTCACCCTGCTGATCGCAGGAGTCGCGCTGTCACCGCTGGTGTTCATGCACACCGAAAATCTGGCAGATTCCTACTCGCTGCTGCTGATCGCCTGGACGGGCATCGCAGGAACCACCGCCGCGTACACGGCGTTCATATACGGCCTGCGCCGCACCAGCGCACCGACCGCCGGGATGCTGAGCCTGGCCGAACCCCTCGTGGCCGCGGTCCTCGGAATCGTCGTCCTGGACGAGCACCTCTCACCAGCGAGCCCAATGGGGCTGCACCACGCAGGTTTCAGGGTCACAGTGGTGTCCAAGTCCGCCGGCGGGTGA
- a CDS encoding DUF1232 domain-containing protein codes for MTMWWQILIGIAGGLLVLWLGLLILLWRVQRHQPNKAGMREALRLIPDVIRLLRRLAKDPALPRGVRIRLVLLLGYLLMPIDLVPDFIPVLGYADDAIIVALALRSVTRRAGPQALDRHWPGSPDGLRVVKQLAGLPSTPAAGPPIEPDHH; via the coding sequence ATGACCATGTGGTGGCAGATCCTGATCGGCATCGCCGGTGGGCTGCTGGTGCTCTGGCTGGGCCTGCTGATCCTGCTCTGGCGGGTGCAACGACACCAACCCAACAAGGCGGGCATGCGGGAGGCGTTGCGGCTGATCCCCGACGTGATCCGGCTCCTGCGCCGCTTGGCGAAAGACCCTGCGCTGCCGCGCGGCGTACGGATACGGCTGGTGCTGCTGCTGGGGTATCTGCTGATGCCTATCGACCTGGTTCCCGATTTCATCCCGGTGCTGGGCTACGCCGACGACGCGATCATTGTCGCTCTCGCGCTGCGCTCGGTGACCCGCCGCGCCGGTCCGCAGGCGCTGGATCGGCACTGGCCGGGTAGCCCGGATGGGCTGCGGGTGGTGAAACAACTGGCCGGACTGCCATCTACGCCGGCCGCCGGACCGCCCATCGAACCCGACCACCACTAA